One window from the genome of Montipora foliosa isolate CH-2021 chromosome 5, ASM3666993v2, whole genome shotgun sequence encodes:
- the LOC138004228 gene encoding uromodulin-like, producing the protein MRHSSFLWSSDLRATLKMTKSLHFEVTVVIFLVCGRVFCADAQQCKSVHSTYGMMLRGFVFQESNTANMMTCGQLCNANIRCQSINYVISRNLCELNSRTKEARPDNYVQDTDRIYVTRPSERAPLGSIQELPAESCSEIKASEGGSVVSGKYWLDSIKPGQAALVPCDMLTGDADECNASVPVCDVNAICQNTLASFKCTCKTGFTGNGLSCRDADECKASTPVCDVNAICQNTLASFQCTCKTGFTGNGLSCRDIDECTRGSHNCINGNALCLNTLGSYQCACKPGYRGDGQSYCILDECKDYQVLSDADRKMTNGGTPRLCDSSLGPAWFRFQGDAGTKMLTWCVSLNRCGTDVPGWLNGAHPQAHEGNVTRQVCFPYYGNCCYWSVNIQVQNCSGYYLYYIHGTPAGCYLRYCSTD; encoded by the exons ATGAGACATAG CAGTTTCCTTTGGTCCTCTGACTTGCGTGCTACTTTAAAAATGACCAAGAGCCTGCATTTTGAAGTCACAGTAGTCATATTTCTGGTGTGTGGCCGTGTGTTTTGCGCAGACGCTCAGCAGTGCAAAAGTGTACACTCTACATATGGTATGATGTTAAGAGGATTCGTGTTTCAGGAAAGCAATACTGCAAACATGATGACCTGCGGACAGTTATGTAACGCGAACATCCGATGTCAAAGCATCAATTACGTCATAAGCCGGAATTTGTGTGAGTTAAATAGTCGCACCAAGGAAGCGAGACCAGACAATTATGTTCAAGACACAGATCGGATATACGTGACAAGACCTAGCGAAAGAG CTCCCCTGGGCTCCATCCAGGAGTTACCTGCTGAATCATGCTCGGAGATCAAAGCCAGTGAAGGAGGCAGCGTGGTCAGTGGCAAGTACTGGCTTGATTCAATCAAACCAGGCCAAGCTGCGTTGGTTCCTTGTGACATGCTGACAGGAG ACGCAGACGAATGCAATGCTTCCGTCCCAGTCTGTGATGTTAACGCCATCTGCCAAAATACGTTGGCATCTTTTAAATGCACTTGTAAAACTGGTTTTACCGGAAATGGTTTGAGCTGCCGAG acgcAGACGAATGCAAGGCTTCCACCCCAGTCTGTGATGTTAACGCCATCTGCCAAAATACATTGGCATCTTTTCAATGCACCTGTAAAACTGGTTTTACCGGAAATGGTTTGAGCTGCCGAG ACATCGACGAGTGCACCCGTGGTTCTCACAATTGCATCAATGGTAATGCTCTCTGTTTAAATACTCTCGGATCCTATCAGTGCGCCTGTAAACCGGGTTACCGAGGAGACGGTCAGAGCTACTGCATTCTAGATG AATGCAAAGACTACCAAGTACTGAGCGATGCCGACAGAAAAATGACAAACGGTGGAACGCCTCGTTTGTGCGACAGCTCACTTGGGCCAGCTTGGTTTCGCTTCCAAGGAGACGCAGGAACAAAGATGCTCACTTGGTGCGTCTCTCTGAACAGATGCGGGACAGACGTACCTGGGTGGTTAAACGGAGCTCATCCCCAGGCTCACGAGGGTAATGTGACACGACAGGTCTGTTTTCCCTATTATGGGAATTGCTGCTATTGGTCCGTCAATATTCAAGTGCAGAACTGCAGTGGCTACTACCTCTATTACATCCATGGAACACCAGCGGGCTGTTATCTCCGTTATTGCAGCACGGACTGA
- the LOC138002757 gene encoding tetratricopeptide repeat protein 28-like produces MKYHEHWLDIAKEVGDRVGEGGAYGNTDNDYDVLDRAGEGRAYGNLSNAYDRLGNFKQAIEYHEQHLSIAKKVENRAEVGAAYGDLGNAYASLGNFKQAIEYHEHHLSVAEEVRDRAREGRACGNLGSAYANMGNVKQAIEYHERNLSIAKEVGDRDGKGSAYGSLGNDHDRLGNFKQAIEYHKQHLSIAKDVGNRALEGGAYCNLGNPYESLGNYRRAIKYRERHLSIAKKVGDRVGEGGAYGNLGKAYANLGMFKEAIDYHKHHLPIAKELGIRTGEGKANANLGNPCACLGNFKDAIEYYEQYLSIAKEVGDRAGEGIAYANLGNAYNALGNFKKTIEFHEHHVGIAKEVGDRAGEGKASGTLANAYAGLGNFEQAIKYHRIYLGIAIGGNCFKRD; encoded by the exons ATGAAGTATCATGAACATTGGCTAGATATTGccaaagaagtaggggatagggttGGGGAGGGAGGAGCCTATGGAAATACAGACAATGACTATGACG TTCTGGATAGGGCTGGAGAGGGAagagcctatggaaatctgagCAATGCCTATGACAGGctgggtaattttaaacaagccatagagtaccatgaacaacatcttagtattgctaaaaaaGTGGAGAATAGAGCTGAAGTGGGTGCAGCCTATGGCGATCTGGGCAATGCCTATGCCAGTttgggtaattttaaacaagccatagagtaccatgaacaTCATCTTAGTGTTGCTGAAGAAGTGAGAGATAGGGCTCGGGAGGGAAGAGCCTGTGGCAATCTGGGCAGTGCCTATGCCAATATGGGTAATGTTaaacaagccatagagtaccatgaacgaaatcttagtattgctaaggAAGTGGGGGATAGGGATGGGAAGGGAAGTGCCTATGGCAGTTTGGGCAATGACCATGACAGACTGggcaattttaaacaagccatagagtaccacaaacaacatcttagtattgctaaagatgTTGGTAATAGGGCTTTGGAAGGAGGAGCCTATTGCAATCTGGGCAATCCCTATGAAAGCCTGGGTAATTATAGACGAGCCATAAAGTACCGGGAAcgacatcttagtattgctaaaaaaGTTGGGGATAGAGTTGGGGAGGGAGGAGCCTACGGCAATCTGGGCAAGGCGTATGCCAATCTGGGTATGTTTAAGGAAGCCATAGATTACCATAAACATCATCTACCCATTGCGAAAGAACTGGGGATTAGGACTGGGGAGGGAAAAGCCAATGCAAATCTTGGCAATCCCTGTGCttgtctgggcaattttaaagATGCTATAGAGTATTACGAACAatatcttagtattgcaaaagaagtgggGGATAGAGCTGGGGAGGGAATAGCCTATGCCAATCTGGGCAATGCCTATAACGCTctgggaaattttaaaaaaacaatagagTTCCATGAACATCATGTTGGTATTGCCAAAGAAGTTGGGGATAGGGCTGGTGAAGGAAAAGCCTCTGGCACTTTGGCAAACGCCTATGCCGGTCTCGGCAATTTTGAGCAAGCCATAAAGTACCACAGAATTTACCTTGGTATTGCTATTGGTGGaaactgttttaaaagagaTTGA